In a genomic window of Meriones unguiculatus strain TT.TT164.6M chromosome 8, Bangor_MerUng_6.1, whole genome shotgun sequence:
- the Eef1d gene encoding elongation factor 1-delta isoform X4 encodes MRSGKASCALETVWEDKHKYEEAERRFHEHEATRAAASVQPLLAKVPAVNGPSQEDTEDTDEAETPNTNSRSDPKKSHECKKPLQKKRKRSPKSWLGQADLALVGLSADHVWLDKPLFDQAESSYRQRLADVAAQAAQPLALAPRGPCTHGSHVACHHVTWGIWVNKSCFDQAERAFVEWSQALLLAAEGSHKQGTPDTGQQAVAPDLAVACQPCPPANGQPPLSSLQALVREVWLEKPRYDAAERGFYEALFDGHPPGKVRLQERASQAEGARRGRRDRRSRNAVGNKRAGSKRADGEPPSSLPYWYFLHKDGEAPWLSKPTYDSAECRHHAAEALRIAWRLEAASLAHRPTPRSGPSLSSLRPKKMATNFLMHEKIWFDKFKYDDAERRFYEQMNGPATAGSRQENGASVILRDIARARENIQKSLAGSSGPGVSSGPGGDHSELIVRISSLEVENQNLRGVVQDLQQAISKLEARLNTLEKSSPAHRVTASQTQHVSPMRQVEPPPKKGATPAEDDEDNDIDLFGSDEEEEDKEAARLREERLRQYAEKKAKKPSLVAKSSILLDVKPWDDETDMAQLETCVRSIQLDGLVWGGSKLVPVGYGIRKLQIQCVVEDDKVGTDLLEEEITKFEEHVQSVDIAAFNKI; translated from the exons ATGAGGAGTGGGAAGGCCTCTTGTGCGCTGGAGACCGTCTGGGAGGACAAGCACAAGTATGAGGAAGCCGAGCGGCGCTTCCATGAGCATGAGGCCACGAGAGCCGCCGCCTCTGTCCAGCCGCTCCTGGCCAAAGTGCCAGCTGTGAACGGGCCCAGCCAGGAGGACACGGAGGACACCGATGAGGCAGAGACCCCCAACACCAACAGCAGGAGTGATCCTAAGAAGAGCCACGAGTGCAAGAAGCCcttacagaaaaagagaaagcgcTCCCCCAAGAGTTGGCTTGGCCAGGCAGACCTGGCCCTTGTGGGCCTCTCAGCTGACCATGTATGGCTGGACAAGCCACTCTTCGACCAGGCAGAAAGCTCCTACCGCCAGAGGCTGGCAGATGTGGCCGCCCAGGCAGCCCAGCCGCTTGCTCTGGCCCCTCGGGGGCCATGTACGCATGGAAGCCATGTGGCCTGCCACCATGTGACCTGGGGGATCTGGGTCAACAAGTCTTGCTTTGATCAGGCTGAGCGGGCTTTTGTGGAGTGGTCTCAGGCCTTGCTGCTGGCTGCGGAGGGGAGCCACAAGCAGGGGACTCCTGACACAGGCCAGCAAGCTGTCGCTCCTGACCTGGCCGTGGCCTGCCAGCCGTGCCCACCAGCCAATGGCCAGCCTCCTCTGAGTAGCCTGCAGGCACTGGTGAGGGAGGTATGGCTGGAAAAGCCCCGGTACGATGCAGCTGAAAGGGGCTTCTATGAGGCCCTATTTGATGGCCACCCCCCAGGGAAAGTGCGCCTGCAGGAGCGAGCCAGTCAGGCGGAGGGTGCTCGGAGGGGCCGCAGAGACCGCCGGAGTCGCAATGCTGTAGGAAACAAGCGAGCTGGGTCAAAACGGGCCGATGGGGAGCCCCCTTCTTCCCTGCCCTACTGGTACTTCCTACATAAAGACGGAGAGGCCCCCTGGCTCAGCAAGCCTACCTACGACAGCGCTGAGTGCCGCCACCATGCTGCTGAGGCACTGCGCATAGCCTGGCGCCTAGAAGCCGCCTCCCTGGCTCACCGACCCACGCCCCGTTCTGGCCCATCTTTGTCCAGCCTGAGACCCAA AAAAATGGCTACGAACTTTCTAATGCACGAGAAGATCTGGTTTGACAAGTTTAAATACGATGATGCTGAAAGGAGATTCTACGAGCAGATGAATGGGCCTGCGACAGCAGGTTCCCGCCAG GAGAATGGTGCCAGCGTGATCCTCCGTGACATTGCAAGAGCCAGAGAGAACATCCAGAAATCCCTGGCTGGA AGCTCAGGCCCCGGGGTCTCCAGTGGACCTGGTGGAGATCACAGTGAGCTCATTGTACGGATTTCCAGTCTGGAAGTGGAAAACCAGAACCTTCGAGGCG TGGTGCAAGATCTGCAGCAAGCCATTTCCAAGTTGGAGGCCCGGCTGAACACACTGGAGAAGAGTTCGCCCGCTCACCGGGTCACAGCCTCACAGACCCAA CATGTGTCTCCCATGCGTCAAGTGGAGCCACCCCCCAAGAAGGGTGCCACGCCAGCAGAGGACGATGAGGACAATGACATTGACCTGTTCGGCAgtgatgaggaagaagaagacaaggaggCTGCCAGACTGCGTGAGGAGCGGCTACGGCAGTACGCAGAGAAGAAGGCCAAGAAGCCTTCATTGGTAGCCAAATCCTCCATCCTCTTGGATGTCAAACCT TGGGATGACGAGACAGACATGGCCCAGCTAGAGACTTGTGTGCGCTCCATCCAATTGGACGGGCTGGTTTGGGGGGGCTCCAAGCTCGTGCCCGTTGGCTATGGTATCCGGAAGCTGCAGATCCAGTGCGTGGTGGAGGATGACAAAGTGGGCACTGACTTGCTGGAAGAGGAGATCACCAAGTTCGAGGAGCAT GTGCAGAGCGTCGACATCGCAGCTTTCAACAAGATCTGA
- the Eef1d gene encoding elongation factor 1-delta isoform X5 produces MRSGKASCALETVWEDKHKYEEAERRFHEHEATRAAASVQPLLAKVPAVNGPSQEDTEDTDEAETPNTNSRSDPKKSHECKKPLQKKRKRSPKSWLGQADLALVGLSADHVWLDKPLFDQAESSYRQRLADVAAQAAQPLALAPRGPCTHGSHVACHHVTWGIWVNKSCFDQAERAFVEWSQALLLAAEGSHKQGTPDTGQQAVAPDLAVACQPCPPANGQPPLSSLQALVREVWLEKPRYDAAERGFYEALFDGHPPGKVRLQERASQAEGARRGRRDRRSRNAVGNKRAGSKRADGEPPSSLPYWYFLHKDGEAPWLSKPTYDSAECRHHAAEALRIAWRLEAASLAHRPTPRSGPSLSSLRPNRKMATNFLMHEKIWFDKFKYDDAERRFYEQMNGPATAGSRQSSGPGVSSGPGGDHSELIVRISSLEVENQNLRGVVQDLQQAISKLEARLNTLEKSSPAHRVTASQTQHVSPMRQVEPPPKKGATPAEDDEDNDIDLFGSDEEEEDKEAARLREERLRQYAEKKAKKPSLVAKSSILLDVKPWDDETDMAQLETCVRSIQLDGLVWGGSKLVPVGYGIRKLQIQCVVEDDKVGTDLLEEEITKFEEHVQSVDIAAFNKI; encoded by the exons ATGAGGAGTGGGAAGGCCTCTTGTGCGCTGGAGACCGTCTGGGAGGACAAGCACAAGTATGAGGAAGCCGAGCGGCGCTTCCATGAGCATGAGGCCACGAGAGCCGCCGCCTCTGTCCAGCCGCTCCTGGCCAAAGTGCCAGCTGTGAACGGGCCCAGCCAGGAGGACACGGAGGACACCGATGAGGCAGAGACCCCCAACACCAACAGCAGGAGTGATCCTAAGAAGAGCCACGAGTGCAAGAAGCCcttacagaaaaagagaaagcgcTCCCCCAAGAGTTGGCTTGGCCAGGCAGACCTGGCCCTTGTGGGCCTCTCAGCTGACCATGTATGGCTGGACAAGCCACTCTTCGACCAGGCAGAAAGCTCCTACCGCCAGAGGCTGGCAGATGTGGCCGCCCAGGCAGCCCAGCCGCTTGCTCTGGCCCCTCGGGGGCCATGTACGCATGGAAGCCATGTGGCCTGCCACCATGTGACCTGGGGGATCTGGGTCAACAAGTCTTGCTTTGATCAGGCTGAGCGGGCTTTTGTGGAGTGGTCTCAGGCCTTGCTGCTGGCTGCGGAGGGGAGCCACAAGCAGGGGACTCCTGACACAGGCCAGCAAGCTGTCGCTCCTGACCTGGCCGTGGCCTGCCAGCCGTGCCCACCAGCCAATGGCCAGCCTCCTCTGAGTAGCCTGCAGGCACTGGTGAGGGAGGTATGGCTGGAAAAGCCCCGGTACGATGCAGCTGAAAGGGGCTTCTATGAGGCCCTATTTGATGGCCACCCCCCAGGGAAAGTGCGCCTGCAGGAGCGAGCCAGTCAGGCGGAGGGTGCTCGGAGGGGCCGCAGAGACCGCCGGAGTCGCAATGCTGTAGGAAACAAGCGAGCTGGGTCAAAACGGGCCGATGGGGAGCCCCCTTCTTCCCTGCCCTACTGGTACTTCCTACATAAAGACGGAGAGGCCCCCTGGCTCAGCAAGCCTACCTACGACAGCGCTGAGTGCCGCCACCATGCTGCTGAGGCACTGCGCATAGCCTGGCGCCTAGAAGCCGCCTCCCTGGCTCACCGACCCACGCCCCGTTCTGGCCCATCTTTGTCCAGCCTGAGACCCAA CAGAAAAATGGCTACGAACTTTCTAATGCACGAGAAGATCTGGTTTGACAAGTTTAAATACGATGATGCTGAAAGGAGATTCTACGAGCAGATGAATGGGCCTGCGACAGCAGGTTCCCGCCAG AGCTCAGGCCCCGGGGTCTCCAGTGGACCTGGTGGAGATCACAGTGAGCTCATTGTACGGATTTCCAGTCTGGAAGTGGAAAACCAGAACCTTCGAGGCG TGGTGCAAGATCTGCAGCAAGCCATTTCCAAGTTGGAGGCCCGGCTGAACACACTGGAGAAGAGTTCGCCCGCTCACCGGGTCACAGCCTCACAGACCCAA CATGTGTCTCCCATGCGTCAAGTGGAGCCACCCCCCAAGAAGGGTGCCACGCCAGCAGAGGACGATGAGGACAATGACATTGACCTGTTCGGCAgtgatgaggaagaagaagacaaggaggCTGCCAGACTGCGTGAGGAGCGGCTACGGCAGTACGCAGAGAAGAAGGCCAAGAAGCCTTCATTGGTAGCCAAATCCTCCATCCTCTTGGATGTCAAACCT TGGGATGACGAGACAGACATGGCCCAGCTAGAGACTTGTGTGCGCTCCATCCAATTGGACGGGCTGGTTTGGGGGGGCTCCAAGCTCGTGCCCGTTGGCTATGGTATCCGGAAGCTGCAGATCCAGTGCGTGGTGGAGGATGACAAAGTGGGCACTGACTTGCTGGAAGAGGAGATCACCAAGTTCGAGGAGCAT GTGCAGAGCGTCGACATCGCAGCTTTCAACAAGATCTGA
- the Eef1d gene encoding elongation factor 1-delta isoform X2: MRSGKASCALETVWEDKHKYEEAERRFHEHEATRAAASVQPLLAKVPAVNGPSQEDTEDTDEAETPNTNSRSDPKKSHECKKPLQKKRKRSPKSWLGQADLALVGLSADHVWLDKPLFDQAESSYRQRLADVAAQAAQPLALAPRGPCTHGSHVACHHVTWGIWVNKSCFDQAERAFVEWSQALLLAAEGSHKQGTPDTGQQAVAPDLAVACQPCPPANGQPPLSSLQALVREVWLEKPRYDAAERGFYEALFDGHPPGKVRLQERASQAEGARRGRRDRRSRNAVGNKRAGSKRADGEPPSSLPYWYFLHKDGEAPWLSKPTYDSAECRHHAAEALRIAWRLEAASLAHRPTPRSGPSLSSLRPKKMATNFLMHEKIWFDKFKYDDAERRFYEQMNGPATAGSRQENGASVILRDIARARENIQKSLAGLKVMLPNSPEALGQATPGTSSGPGVSSGPGGDHSELIVRISSLEVENQNLRGVVQDLQQAISKLEARLNTLEKSSPAHRVTASQTQHVSPMRQVEPPPKKGATPAEDDEDNDIDLFGSDEEEEDKEAARLREERLRQYAEKKAKKPSLVAKSSILLDVKPWDDETDMAQLETCVRSIQLDGLVWGGSKLVPVGYGIRKLQIQCVVEDDKVGTDLLEEEITKFEEHVQSVDIAAFNKI; this comes from the exons ATGAGGAGTGGGAAGGCCTCTTGTGCGCTGGAGACCGTCTGGGAGGACAAGCACAAGTATGAGGAAGCCGAGCGGCGCTTCCATGAGCATGAGGCCACGAGAGCCGCCGCCTCTGTCCAGCCGCTCCTGGCCAAAGTGCCAGCTGTGAACGGGCCCAGCCAGGAGGACACGGAGGACACCGATGAGGCAGAGACCCCCAACACCAACAGCAGGAGTGATCCTAAGAAGAGCCACGAGTGCAAGAAGCCcttacagaaaaagagaaagcgcTCCCCCAAGAGTTGGCTTGGCCAGGCAGACCTGGCCCTTGTGGGCCTCTCAGCTGACCATGTATGGCTGGACAAGCCACTCTTCGACCAGGCAGAAAGCTCCTACCGCCAGAGGCTGGCAGATGTGGCCGCCCAGGCAGCCCAGCCGCTTGCTCTGGCCCCTCGGGGGCCATGTACGCATGGAAGCCATGTGGCCTGCCACCATGTGACCTGGGGGATCTGGGTCAACAAGTCTTGCTTTGATCAGGCTGAGCGGGCTTTTGTGGAGTGGTCTCAGGCCTTGCTGCTGGCTGCGGAGGGGAGCCACAAGCAGGGGACTCCTGACACAGGCCAGCAAGCTGTCGCTCCTGACCTGGCCGTGGCCTGCCAGCCGTGCCCACCAGCCAATGGCCAGCCTCCTCTGAGTAGCCTGCAGGCACTGGTGAGGGAGGTATGGCTGGAAAAGCCCCGGTACGATGCAGCTGAAAGGGGCTTCTATGAGGCCCTATTTGATGGCCACCCCCCAGGGAAAGTGCGCCTGCAGGAGCGAGCCAGTCAGGCGGAGGGTGCTCGGAGGGGCCGCAGAGACCGCCGGAGTCGCAATGCTGTAGGAAACAAGCGAGCTGGGTCAAAACGGGCCGATGGGGAGCCCCCTTCTTCCCTGCCCTACTGGTACTTCCTACATAAAGACGGAGAGGCCCCCTGGCTCAGCAAGCCTACCTACGACAGCGCTGAGTGCCGCCACCATGCTGCTGAGGCACTGCGCATAGCCTGGCGCCTAGAAGCCGCCTCCCTGGCTCACCGACCCACGCCCCGTTCTGGCCCATCTTTGTCCAGCCTGAGACCCAA AAAAATGGCTACGAACTTTCTAATGCACGAGAAGATCTGGTTTGACAAGTTTAAATACGATGATGCTGAAAGGAGATTCTACGAGCAGATGAATGGGCCTGCGACAGCAGGTTCCCGCCAG GAGAATGGTGCCAGCGTGATCCTCCGTGACATTGCAAGAGCCAGAGAGAACATCCAGAAATCCCTGGCTGGA CTCAAGGTGATGCTGCCCAACTCCCCTGAGGCCCTGGGCCAGGCCACCCCTGGGACT AGCTCAGGCCCCGGGGTCTCCAGTGGACCTGGTGGAGATCACAGTGAGCTCATTGTACGGATTTCCAGTCTGGAAGTGGAAAACCAGAACCTTCGAGGCG TGGTGCAAGATCTGCAGCAAGCCATTTCCAAGTTGGAGGCCCGGCTGAACACACTGGAGAAGAGTTCGCCCGCTCACCGGGTCACAGCCTCACAGACCCAA CATGTGTCTCCCATGCGTCAAGTGGAGCCACCCCCCAAGAAGGGTGCCACGCCAGCAGAGGACGATGAGGACAATGACATTGACCTGTTCGGCAgtgatgaggaagaagaagacaaggaggCTGCCAGACTGCGTGAGGAGCGGCTACGGCAGTACGCAGAGAAGAAGGCCAAGAAGCCTTCATTGGTAGCCAAATCCTCCATCCTCTTGGATGTCAAACCT TGGGATGACGAGACAGACATGGCCCAGCTAGAGACTTGTGTGCGCTCCATCCAATTGGACGGGCTGGTTTGGGGGGGCTCCAAGCTCGTGCCCGTTGGCTATGGTATCCGGAAGCTGCAGATCCAGTGCGTGGTGGAGGATGACAAAGTGGGCACTGACTTGCTGGAAGAGGAGATCACCAAGTTCGAGGAGCAT GTGCAGAGCGTCGACATCGCAGCTTTCAACAAGATCTGA
- the Eef1d gene encoding elongation factor 1-delta isoform X1 → MRSGKASCALETVWEDKHKYEEAERRFHEHEATRAAASVQPLLAKVPAVNGPSQEDTEDTDEAETPNTNSRSDPKKSHECKKPLQKKRKRSPKSWLGQADLALVGLSADHVWLDKPLFDQAESSYRQRLADVAAQAAQPLALAPRGPCTHGSHVACHHVTWGIWVNKSCFDQAERAFVEWSQALLLAAEGSHKQGTPDTGQQAVAPDLAVACQPCPPANGQPPLSSLQALVREVWLEKPRYDAAERGFYEALFDGHPPGKVRLQERASQAEGARRGRRDRRSRNAVGNKRAGSKRADGEPPSSLPYWYFLHKDGEAPWLSKPTYDSAECRHHAAEALRIAWRLEAASLAHRPTPRSGPSLSSLRPNRKMATNFLMHEKIWFDKFKYDDAERRFYEQMNGPATAGSRQENGASVILRDIARARENIQKSLAGLKVMLPNSPEALGQATPGTSSGPGVSSGPGGDHSELIVRISSLEVENQNLRGVVQDLQQAISKLEARLNTLEKSSPAHRVTASQTQHVSPMRQVEPPPKKGATPAEDDEDNDIDLFGSDEEEEDKEAARLREERLRQYAEKKAKKPSLVAKSSILLDVKPWDDETDMAQLETCVRSIQLDGLVWGGSKLVPVGYGIRKLQIQCVVEDDKVGTDLLEEEITKFEEHVQSVDIAAFNKI, encoded by the exons ATGAGGAGTGGGAAGGCCTCTTGTGCGCTGGAGACCGTCTGGGAGGACAAGCACAAGTATGAGGAAGCCGAGCGGCGCTTCCATGAGCATGAGGCCACGAGAGCCGCCGCCTCTGTCCAGCCGCTCCTGGCCAAAGTGCCAGCTGTGAACGGGCCCAGCCAGGAGGACACGGAGGACACCGATGAGGCAGAGACCCCCAACACCAACAGCAGGAGTGATCCTAAGAAGAGCCACGAGTGCAAGAAGCCcttacagaaaaagagaaagcgcTCCCCCAAGAGTTGGCTTGGCCAGGCAGACCTGGCCCTTGTGGGCCTCTCAGCTGACCATGTATGGCTGGACAAGCCACTCTTCGACCAGGCAGAAAGCTCCTACCGCCAGAGGCTGGCAGATGTGGCCGCCCAGGCAGCCCAGCCGCTTGCTCTGGCCCCTCGGGGGCCATGTACGCATGGAAGCCATGTGGCCTGCCACCATGTGACCTGGGGGATCTGGGTCAACAAGTCTTGCTTTGATCAGGCTGAGCGGGCTTTTGTGGAGTGGTCTCAGGCCTTGCTGCTGGCTGCGGAGGGGAGCCACAAGCAGGGGACTCCTGACACAGGCCAGCAAGCTGTCGCTCCTGACCTGGCCGTGGCCTGCCAGCCGTGCCCACCAGCCAATGGCCAGCCTCCTCTGAGTAGCCTGCAGGCACTGGTGAGGGAGGTATGGCTGGAAAAGCCCCGGTACGATGCAGCTGAAAGGGGCTTCTATGAGGCCCTATTTGATGGCCACCCCCCAGGGAAAGTGCGCCTGCAGGAGCGAGCCAGTCAGGCGGAGGGTGCTCGGAGGGGCCGCAGAGACCGCCGGAGTCGCAATGCTGTAGGAAACAAGCGAGCTGGGTCAAAACGGGCCGATGGGGAGCCCCCTTCTTCCCTGCCCTACTGGTACTTCCTACATAAAGACGGAGAGGCCCCCTGGCTCAGCAAGCCTACCTACGACAGCGCTGAGTGCCGCCACCATGCTGCTGAGGCACTGCGCATAGCCTGGCGCCTAGAAGCCGCCTCCCTGGCTCACCGACCCACGCCCCGTTCTGGCCCATCTTTGTCCAGCCTGAGACCCAA CAGAAAAATGGCTACGAACTTTCTAATGCACGAGAAGATCTGGTTTGACAAGTTTAAATACGATGATGCTGAAAGGAGATTCTACGAGCAGATGAATGGGCCTGCGACAGCAGGTTCCCGCCAG GAGAATGGTGCCAGCGTGATCCTCCGTGACATTGCAAGAGCCAGAGAGAACATCCAGAAATCCCTGGCTGGA CTCAAGGTGATGCTGCCCAACTCCCCTGAGGCCCTGGGCCAGGCCACCCCTGGGACT AGCTCAGGCCCCGGGGTCTCCAGTGGACCTGGTGGAGATCACAGTGAGCTCATTGTACGGATTTCCAGTCTGGAAGTGGAAAACCAGAACCTTCGAGGCG TGGTGCAAGATCTGCAGCAAGCCATTTCCAAGTTGGAGGCCCGGCTGAACACACTGGAGAAGAGTTCGCCCGCTCACCGGGTCACAGCCTCACAGACCCAA CATGTGTCTCCCATGCGTCAAGTGGAGCCACCCCCCAAGAAGGGTGCCACGCCAGCAGAGGACGATGAGGACAATGACATTGACCTGTTCGGCAgtgatgaggaagaagaagacaaggaggCTGCCAGACTGCGTGAGGAGCGGCTACGGCAGTACGCAGAGAAGAAGGCCAAGAAGCCTTCATTGGTAGCCAAATCCTCCATCCTCTTGGATGTCAAACCT TGGGATGACGAGACAGACATGGCCCAGCTAGAGACTTGTGTGCGCTCCATCCAATTGGACGGGCTGGTTTGGGGGGGCTCCAAGCTCGTGCCCGTTGGCTATGGTATCCGGAAGCTGCAGATCCAGTGCGTGGTGGAGGATGACAAAGTGGGCACTGACTTGCTGGAAGAGGAGATCACCAAGTTCGAGGAGCAT GTGCAGAGCGTCGACATCGCAGCTTTCAACAAGATCTGA
- the Eef1d gene encoding elongation factor 1-delta isoform X3 yields the protein MRSGKASCALETVWEDKHKYEEAERRFHEHEATRAAASVQPLLAKVPAVNGPSQEDTEDTDEAETPNTNSRSDPKKSHECKKPLQKKRKRSPKSWLGQADLALVGLSADHVWLDKPLFDQAESSYRQRLADVAAQAAQPLALAPRGPCTHGSHVACHHVTWGIWVNKSCFDQAERAFVEWSQALLLAAEGSHKQGTPDTGQQAVAPDLAVACQPCPPANGQPPLSSLQALVREVWLEKPRYDAAERGFYEALFDGHPPGKVRLQERASQAEGARRGRRDRRSRNAVGNKRAGSKRADGEPPSSLPYWYFLHKDGEAPWLSKPTYDSAECRHHAAEALRIAWRLEAASLAHRPTPRSGPSLSSLRPNRKMATNFLMHEKIWFDKFKYDDAERRFYEQMNGPATAGSRQENGASVILRDIARARENIQKSLAGSSGPGVSSGPGGDHSELIVRISSLEVENQNLRGVVQDLQQAISKLEARLNTLEKSSPAHRVTASQTQHVSPMRQVEPPPKKGATPAEDDEDNDIDLFGSDEEEEDKEAARLREERLRQYAEKKAKKPSLVAKSSILLDVKPWDDETDMAQLETCVRSIQLDGLVWGGSKLVPVGYGIRKLQIQCVVEDDKVGTDLLEEEITKFEEHVQSVDIAAFNKI from the exons ATGAGGAGTGGGAAGGCCTCTTGTGCGCTGGAGACCGTCTGGGAGGACAAGCACAAGTATGAGGAAGCCGAGCGGCGCTTCCATGAGCATGAGGCCACGAGAGCCGCCGCCTCTGTCCAGCCGCTCCTGGCCAAAGTGCCAGCTGTGAACGGGCCCAGCCAGGAGGACACGGAGGACACCGATGAGGCAGAGACCCCCAACACCAACAGCAGGAGTGATCCTAAGAAGAGCCACGAGTGCAAGAAGCCcttacagaaaaagagaaagcgcTCCCCCAAGAGTTGGCTTGGCCAGGCAGACCTGGCCCTTGTGGGCCTCTCAGCTGACCATGTATGGCTGGACAAGCCACTCTTCGACCAGGCAGAAAGCTCCTACCGCCAGAGGCTGGCAGATGTGGCCGCCCAGGCAGCCCAGCCGCTTGCTCTGGCCCCTCGGGGGCCATGTACGCATGGAAGCCATGTGGCCTGCCACCATGTGACCTGGGGGATCTGGGTCAACAAGTCTTGCTTTGATCAGGCTGAGCGGGCTTTTGTGGAGTGGTCTCAGGCCTTGCTGCTGGCTGCGGAGGGGAGCCACAAGCAGGGGACTCCTGACACAGGCCAGCAAGCTGTCGCTCCTGACCTGGCCGTGGCCTGCCAGCCGTGCCCACCAGCCAATGGCCAGCCTCCTCTGAGTAGCCTGCAGGCACTGGTGAGGGAGGTATGGCTGGAAAAGCCCCGGTACGATGCAGCTGAAAGGGGCTTCTATGAGGCCCTATTTGATGGCCACCCCCCAGGGAAAGTGCGCCTGCAGGAGCGAGCCAGTCAGGCGGAGGGTGCTCGGAGGGGCCGCAGAGACCGCCGGAGTCGCAATGCTGTAGGAAACAAGCGAGCTGGGTCAAAACGGGCCGATGGGGAGCCCCCTTCTTCCCTGCCCTACTGGTACTTCCTACATAAAGACGGAGAGGCCCCCTGGCTCAGCAAGCCTACCTACGACAGCGCTGAGTGCCGCCACCATGCTGCTGAGGCACTGCGCATAGCCTGGCGCCTAGAAGCCGCCTCCCTGGCTCACCGACCCACGCCCCGTTCTGGCCCATCTTTGTCCAGCCTGAGACCCAA CAGAAAAATGGCTACGAACTTTCTAATGCACGAGAAGATCTGGTTTGACAAGTTTAAATACGATGATGCTGAAAGGAGATTCTACGAGCAGATGAATGGGCCTGCGACAGCAGGTTCCCGCCAG GAGAATGGTGCCAGCGTGATCCTCCGTGACATTGCAAGAGCCAGAGAGAACATCCAGAAATCCCTGGCTGGA AGCTCAGGCCCCGGGGTCTCCAGTGGACCTGGTGGAGATCACAGTGAGCTCATTGTACGGATTTCCAGTCTGGAAGTGGAAAACCAGAACCTTCGAGGCG TGGTGCAAGATCTGCAGCAAGCCATTTCCAAGTTGGAGGCCCGGCTGAACACACTGGAGAAGAGTTCGCCCGCTCACCGGGTCACAGCCTCACAGACCCAA CATGTGTCTCCCATGCGTCAAGTGGAGCCACCCCCCAAGAAGGGTGCCACGCCAGCAGAGGACGATGAGGACAATGACATTGACCTGTTCGGCAgtgatgaggaagaagaagacaaggaggCTGCCAGACTGCGTGAGGAGCGGCTACGGCAGTACGCAGAGAAGAAGGCCAAGAAGCCTTCATTGGTAGCCAAATCCTCCATCCTCTTGGATGTCAAACCT TGGGATGACGAGACAGACATGGCCCAGCTAGAGACTTGTGTGCGCTCCATCCAATTGGACGGGCTGGTTTGGGGGGGCTCCAAGCTCGTGCCCGTTGGCTATGGTATCCGGAAGCTGCAGATCCAGTGCGTGGTGGAGGATGACAAAGTGGGCACTGACTTGCTGGAAGAGGAGATCACCAAGTTCGAGGAGCAT GTGCAGAGCGTCGACATCGCAGCTTTCAACAAGATCTGA
- the Eef1d gene encoding elongation factor 1-delta isoform X6: protein MATNFLMHEKIWFDKFKYDDAERRFYEQMNGPATAGSRQENGASVILRDIARARENIQKSLAGLKVMLPNSPEALGQATPGTSSGPGVSSGPGGDHSELIVRISSLEVENQNLRGVVQDLQQAISKLEARLNTLEKSSPAHRVTASQTQHVSPMRQVEPPPKKGATPAEDDEDNDIDLFGSDEEEEDKEAARLREERLRQYAEKKAKKPSLVAKSSILLDVKPWDDETDMAQLETCVRSIQLDGLVWGGSKLVPVGYGIRKLQIQCVVEDDKVGTDLLEEEITKFEEHVQSVDIAAFNKI, encoded by the exons ATGGCTACGAACTTTCTAATGCACGAGAAGATCTGGTTTGACAAGTTTAAATACGATGATGCTGAAAGGAGATTCTACGAGCAGATGAATGGGCCTGCGACAGCAGGTTCCCGCCAG GAGAATGGTGCCAGCGTGATCCTCCGTGACATTGCAAGAGCCAGAGAGAACATCCAGAAATCCCTGGCTGGA CTCAAGGTGATGCTGCCCAACTCCCCTGAGGCCCTGGGCCAGGCCACCCCTGGGACT AGCTCAGGCCCCGGGGTCTCCAGTGGACCTGGTGGAGATCACAGTGAGCTCATTGTACGGATTTCCAGTCTGGAAGTGGAAAACCAGAACCTTCGAGGCG TGGTGCAAGATCTGCAGCAAGCCATTTCCAAGTTGGAGGCCCGGCTGAACACACTGGAGAAGAGTTCGCCCGCTCACCGGGTCACAGCCTCACAGACCCAA CATGTGTCTCCCATGCGTCAAGTGGAGCCACCCCCCAAGAAGGGTGCCACGCCAGCAGAGGACGATGAGGACAATGACATTGACCTGTTCGGCAgtgatgaggaagaagaagacaaggaggCTGCCAGACTGCGTGAGGAGCGGCTACGGCAGTACGCAGAGAAGAAGGCCAAGAAGCCTTCATTGGTAGCCAAATCCTCCATCCTCTTGGATGTCAAACCT TGGGATGACGAGACAGACATGGCCCAGCTAGAGACTTGTGTGCGCTCCATCCAATTGGACGGGCTGGTTTGGGGGGGCTCCAAGCTCGTGCCCGTTGGCTATGGTATCCGGAAGCTGCAGATCCAGTGCGTGGTGGAGGATGACAAAGTGGGCACTGACTTGCTGGAAGAGGAGATCACCAAGTTCGAGGAGCAT GTGCAGAGCGTCGACATCGCAGCTTTCAACAAGATCTGA